CTCGAACACGCGCTCGCGGCACTCGAAGCCGCCGGCCTGCGGATGGACGACCGCCGGATCGACGCCTACGGCCGTCACGTCCGCGCCATCGCCGAACTCGACCTCGAACTGCTGCCGACGCACTCCCGGGAAGCCACCGTGGAAGCGGCCGTGCTCGGGACCGCCCTGTACGAACCGGTCCTCACGGCCATGCGCCGGTTGGCCCACCAGCATCTCGCCGCCCGCATGTTCGGGTCCGGTGGACCCCCCACGACCGGCGCCGATCCGGCCCCGAACGACGACCAGGAGCAGCAGTGACCCTCACCGACCAGCCCTTCCTCGACCTGACCTCGGTCACCCGGGTGCCGGGAGAGCACCCGGATGGCACGGCGGCCTGGCAGGCGCACATCGATCCGGTGTGGACCATCGGGCCCAAGGTGCACGGCGGATGCATGCTCGCGGTCTGCGCGTCCGCGGCGCGCAGGTCGGTGCTCGACGCCGGCGTCGACCCGCTCACCCAGCCCCTCGCCGTGAGTGGCTCGTTCGTCGCCGCGCCCAACCCCGGCGACGTCGAACTCACCACCGTCCTACGCAAGCAGGGCAAGCAGATCGCCCTTGTGGACGTCGAACTGTCCCAGGCCGGGCGTGTGGCGGTGCGGGCGAGTGTCACCCTCGGCACGCCGGATACCGAGGAGCCCCTCCACACGGTGCCGCACCGCGCGACCACCATGCCCGCCGACCCGCCGGCCGAGTCGGTGCTCGTCACCCCCGAGCACCCCATGGGGCAGATCGTGAAGTTCGCCGCCACCTCCCACCTCCGGATCGACTCCGCCACCGCGCGTTTCCTCGACGGGCAGCAGGGCGAACCGCTCGTGTCGATGTGGACGCGGCCGTCGCCGGGCGACGAGGCCGACGTCGACACCTCGGTGCTGTTCGCGCTCATGTGCGGCGACGTGTCGGCTCCCGTCGCGATGAACCTCGGCCGTTTCGGCTGGGCGCCGACGGTGCAACTCACCGCCTATCTGCGGCGGGTCCCGGCTCCGGGATGGCTGCGGGTCATCGCCGAGAGCAGCGTGCTCGGCAGCACCTGGTTCGAGGAGGACCACACTGTCGTCGACTCGACCGGCCAGGTGGTCGTGCAATCGCGTCAGCTGGCCATGATGCCGCGCTGATAGGCCCGAACGCGGTAGGTCCCGACAGGCGGGTGACCGTGGTGTAGGCCGCACGGACGGTCGTGGCAGGCTGTCCCCATGACGAGAATCGCAGTGATCGGTGGCGGCAGGATCGGCGAGGCGCTGATCTCGGGTCTGCTGAAGAACGGCTTCGCGACCAAGGATCTCGTGGTCGCCGAGAAGTTCGAGGAACGGCGTGAGGAACTGTCCCGGGCCTACTCGATCCGGGTCACCGACAGCACCTCCGACGCCGCGGAAGGCGCCGACGTGGTGGTCGTGGCCGTCAAGCCCAACGACGTGGACGTCGTCGTCACCGCCCTCGCGGCGGTCGACGCCGGGAACGACGACGAGCAGATCCTGGTGTCGCTTGCCGCGGGCATCCCGACGGTCCGCTACGAGACCAAGCTCCCGGCCGGCTTCCCCGTCGTGCGCGTGATGCCGAACACCCCGATGCTCGTCGGGGAGGGCGCGAGCGTGCTGTCCGCCGGTCGGTACGTCAAGCAGCAGCATCTCGACACGGTCCGCGAGATCCTCGCGAGCGTGGGAACGGTCTCGGTGGTCCCGGAGGCGCAGATCGACGCGGTCACCGCGGTTTCCGGATCCGGGCCCGCATATTTCTTTCTCGTCGCGGAGGCGATGATCGACGCCGGTGTCTCGCTCGGCCTGACGCGGGCGGTGGCCACCGATCTGGTGGTGCAGACGATGACCGGCTCGGCCGCGATGCTCACGCGCTCGGGGGACAACGCTGCCGACCTGCGCGCCGCGGTCACCTCGCCGGGTGGCACCACGGCGGCCGCGATCCGCGAACTCGAGCGTGGAGGCCTGCGTACGGCCTTCTACGAGGCGCTCGACGCTGCGAAGCGCCGTTCCGCGCAACTCGGGGCGGCATCGGATCAGCCGTCGCCTGCGGCCCGCGAGGGGCTCTCCGGGACGGCCTGACAGGGCATCCACCCGAGGCACTGACAGGTGTCACTGCGGAACGCTGACAGACGTCACCGTAGGGCGTAGCGTGGCGACGAACAGCCGCCCGCCGGAAATTCCCCAGCTGCATCGTCGCACAGGAACCATTCGTCACGCTAAGCTCGAATCAGCACGTGCGTGTCTGTTCCGCCGGAGGGGAAGCCGGCGGCGCGGGCGTGCCGGAGGTGTGTAATGGTTTCAGGAAACACGCCGTCGAAGGGTCAACCTCAAGACGGACAGTCGGTTCTCGCCGGTACCCAGTTCCTGACGGTTGCCGAAGTGGCAGCTCTCATGCGGGTGTCGAAGATGACCGTGTACAGGCTGGTGCACAGTGGCGAACTACCCGCAGTGCGTGTGGGACGCTCGTTCCGCGTGCATGCGAAGGCCGTCCACGACTACCTCGAGACGTCGTACTTCGACGTCGGATAGAGGTCGGACAGGGACGATCGGCGCATCGTCGGGGACGACGGTACGACGAACGGATCCGGTGCGCGAGGGAAGTCGCGTTCCGGGACGGACCTCGGTTTCACGCCGGGTGGGCCGCCCCGGTAGGATTGCTTGTCGTCGTACCGGCCAGCCGGTGTCGTGAGGCGCTGTTACTCGTCGCCACGAGGCCCAGCGTCGACATACATCAGGCGTACGTCACCGGCGTGCGCAGGAACGCTACAAGGAACGTGAGGGATGCCCACATGGGATCTGTGATCAAGAAGCGCCGTAAGCGCATGTCGAAGAAGAAGCACCGCAAGCTGCTCCGCCGCACCCGAGTGCAGCGTCGTAAACTCGGCAAGTAAGCCCTGCGCCTATCCGATGCCCGTCACCTTCCATGGTGGCGGGCATCGTTCGTCTGTGCATCCCGGTACACGAAAGTTCACCCACGAGTCGTGCGATGGCGGCGAAGTGGCCGTATTGTGGGACGGCATACCGCGTCGGGGCGAATGTGACCGATGACGCGTGCGGTGCAGCAGGGGGTTTCACGAGTGGTTTCGCAGGGGCACGAAGTGGCACGTCCACGAGTCGTGCTAGTCACCGGAGCAAGTCGGTTCCTGGGTGGTTTCCTCGTCACCAGGCTCGCCCAGAATCCCGACATCGAGCGGGTGATCGGCGTCGACACCCAGTCGCCGTCGAAGGACATGCTCCGGCGCATGGGGCGGGCCGAGTTCGTGCTCGCCGACATCCGCAACCCACTCATCGGCAAGATCATCCGCAACATGGACGTCGACACCGTCGTCCACGCGTCCGCCGTCACGAAGGCCCCGAAGTCCGGGAGTCGCACGGCGATGAAGGACATGAACGTCCTCGGCGCGATGCAGCTGTTCGCGGTGTGCCAGAAGGCACCCTCGGTGCGCAGGATCGTGCTGCGCTCGTCGTCCGTCCTCTACGGATCGAGTGCCAAGGACCCCGCGAAGTTCACCGAGGAGATGAGCGCCCGCCGCCGGCCCACGGGCGCCTTCGCCCGCGACATGATAGAGGTCGAGGGATATCTGCGCGGCGTCGCCCGGCGGCGCAGCGACATCGCGACCACCATCCTCCGGTTCGCACCCACCGTCGGGAACCGGCTGCCCGGCTCGGTGTCGAGCTATCTCACCTCCCCGCTCGTCCCCAACGTGCTCGGCCGCGACGCGCGACTACAGTTGCTGCACGAGGAGGACGCACTCGGTGCGCTCGAACACGCGGTCGTCGCCGGACCGTCAGGGACGTACAACATCGCCGGT
This window of the Rhodococcus pyridinivorans genome carries:
- a CDS encoding thioesterase family protein, with protein sequence MTLTDQPFLDLTSVTRVPGEHPDGTAAWQAHIDPVWTIGPKVHGGCMLAVCASAARRSVLDAGVDPLTQPLAVSGSFVAAPNPGDVELTTVLRKQGKQIALVDVELSQAGRVAVRASVTLGTPDTEEPLHTVPHRATTMPADPPAESVLVTPEHPMGQIVKFAATSHLRIDSATARFLDGQQGEPLVSMWTRPSPGDEADVDTSVLFALMCGDVSAPVAMNLGRFGWAPTVQLTAYLRRVPAPGWLRVIAESSVLGSTWFEEDHTVVDSTGQVVVQSRQLAMMPR
- a CDS encoding NAD-dependent epimerase/dehydratase family protein; the protein is MLVTGASRFLGGFLVTRLAQNPDIERVIGVDTQSPSKDMLRRMGRAEFVLADIRNPLIGKIIRNMDVDTVVHASAVTKAPKSGSRTAMKDMNVLGAMQLFAVCQKAPSVRRIVLRSSSVLYGSSAKDPAKFTEEMSARRRPTGAFARDMIEVEGYLRGVARRRSDIATTILRFAPTVGNRLPGSVSSYLTSPLVPNVLGRDARLQLLHEEDALGALEHAVVAGPSGTYNIAGEGIVTMTQAVRRAGGVTVPMPYALFRTVGHALMGSVMNSFTKEELDYFHFGCGLDTTRMRNEFGFEPRWTTREALDDFARGLALTRIVKTEWVDKAESMALSVLGETRETR
- the proC gene encoding pyrroline-5-carboxylate reductase, producing MTRIAVIGGGRIGEALISGLLKNGFATKDLVVAEKFEERREELSRAYSIRVTDSTSDAAEGADVVVVAVKPNDVDVVVTALAAVDAGNDDEQILVSLAAGIPTVRYETKLPAGFPVVRVMPNTPMLVGEGASVLSAGRYVKQQHLDTVREILASVGTVSVVPEAQIDAVTAVSGSGPAYFFLVAEAMIDAGVSLGLTRAVATDLVVQTMTGSAAMLTRSGDNAADLRAAVTSPGGTTAAAIRELERGGLRTAFYEALDAAKRRSAQLGAASDQPSPAAREGLSGTA
- a CDS encoding helix-turn-helix domain-containing protein, encoding MVSGNTPSKGQPQDGQSVLAGTQFLTVAEVAALMRVSKMTVYRLVHSGELPAVRVGRSFRVHAKAVHDYLETSYFDVG
- a CDS encoding 30S ribosomal protein bS22, with the protein product MGSVIKKRRKRMSKKKHRKLLRRTRVQRRKLGK